In Saccharothrix violaceirubra, the following are encoded in one genomic region:
- a CDS encoding GAF and ANTAR domain-containing protein has product MRVSIDDVPTNQLDEASAALEELVGILAADQSLSDALQQLAESAARVIPDAQNVSVTVLDADGSGHTAAATDQVVVAIDRDQYAAGEGPCLEAAATKRPVRVTAEGGRERWPAFAAAAAEAGVRAYLSAPLILDDRVIGALNVFSADEHAFDPFDEALLRLFVTAASTTITGFRRYERSRGLIQHLQNALESRAEIDQAKGVLMAAHGVSAEEAFARLVQESQQHNTKLRDVARNLLGSVRRSVDG; this is encoded by the coding sequence ATGCGGGTGAGCATCGACGACGTGCCGACGAACCAACTCGACGAGGCCAGCGCCGCGTTGGAGGAGCTGGTCGGCATCCTGGCCGCCGACCAGTCGTTGTCGGACGCGCTCCAGCAGTTGGCCGAGTCCGCGGCCCGCGTCATCCCGGACGCGCAGAACGTCAGCGTCACGGTCCTGGACGCGGACGGGTCCGGGCACACGGCCGCCGCGACGGATCAGGTGGTCGTGGCGATCGACCGCGACCAGTACGCGGCGGGCGAAGGCCCGTGCCTGGAGGCGGCGGCCACGAAACGTCCGGTGCGGGTCACGGCCGAGGGCGGACGTGAGCGGTGGCCCGCGTTCGCGGCGGCCGCGGCGGAGGCGGGCGTGCGCGCCTACCTGAGCGCGCCTTTGATACTCGACGACCGGGTCATCGGCGCGCTCAACGTGTTCAGCGCCGACGAGCACGCCTTCGACCCGTTCGACGAGGCGCTGCTCCGGCTGTTCGTCACGGCCGCCTCGACCACGATCACCGGGTTCCGGCGGTACGAGCGGTCACGCGGTCTGATCCAGCACCTCCAGAACGCGTTGGAGTCCCGGGCCGAGATCGACCAGGCGAAGGGCGTGCTGATGGCCGCGCACGGCGTGAGCGCCGAGGAGGCGTTCGCCCGGCTCGTCCAGGAATCGCAGCAGCACAACACGAAGCTGCGCGACGTGGCCCGCAACCTGCTCGGCTCGGTGCGCCGGTCAGTCGACGGGTGA
- a CDS encoding AAA family ATPase, with protein MSEPAAEAPNTPARDAQLLERTVFEVKRVIVGQDRLVERMLVGLLAKGHLLLEGVPGVAKTLAVETFATVVGGSFSRVQFTPDLVPADILGTRIYRQGSESFDVELGPVVANFVLADEINRAPAKVQSAMLEVMAERHVSIGGRTFPMPDPFLVLATQNPIENEGVYPLPEAQRDRFLFKIQVEYPTAEEEREIVYRMGVEAPVPTQVLSPEELVRLQGVASRVFVHHALVDYVVRLVIATRAPKEHQLTDVAGWVAYGASPRASLGIIAAARALALVRGRDYVLPQDVVDVVPDVLRHRLVLSYDALADGVPLDHIITRVLQTVPLPQVSARPTGPQQQAPQNQAPQQQPLSQQPPQQPAGRP; from the coding sequence TTGTCCGAGCCCGCCGCCGAGGCGCCCAACACGCCGGCTCGTGACGCCCAGCTCCTCGAACGCACCGTGTTCGAGGTCAAGCGGGTGATCGTCGGTCAGGACCGGCTCGTCGAGCGGATGCTCGTCGGCCTGCTGGCGAAGGGCCACCTGCTCCTGGAGGGCGTGCCCGGCGTGGCCAAGACCCTCGCCGTGGAGACGTTCGCCACCGTCGTGGGCGGCTCGTTCTCGCGCGTGCAGTTCACGCCCGACCTGGTGCCCGCCGACATCCTCGGCACGCGCATCTACCGGCAGGGCAGCGAGTCCTTCGACGTCGAACTCGGCCCGGTGGTCGCGAACTTCGTGCTCGCCGACGAGATCAACCGCGCGCCCGCCAAGGTGCAGTCGGCGATGCTGGAGGTCATGGCCGAGCGGCACGTGTCCATCGGCGGTCGCACGTTCCCGATGCCCGACCCGTTCCTCGTGCTCGCCACCCAGAACCCGATCGAGAACGAGGGCGTGTACCCGCTGCCCGAGGCGCAGCGCGACCGGTTCCTGTTCAAGATCCAGGTCGAGTACCCGACGGCCGAGGAGGAGCGCGAGATCGTCTACCGGATGGGCGTCGAGGCCCCGGTGCCGACCCAGGTGCTCAGCCCCGAGGAACTCGTCCGGCTCCAGGGCGTGGCGTCGCGGGTGTTCGTGCACCACGCGCTCGTCGACTACGTGGTGCGCCTGGTGATCGCGACCCGCGCGCCCAAGGAGCACCAGCTCACCGACGTGGCCGGCTGGGTCGCCTACGGTGCCTCGCCGCGTGCCAGCCTCGGCATCATCGCCGCCGCCCGCGCCCTCGCCCTGGTACGTGGTCGCGACTACGTGCTGCCCCAGGACGTCGTCGACGTCGTCCCGGACGTGCTGCGGCACCGGCTCGTGCTGTCCTACGACGCGTTGGCCGACGGCGTGCCGCTGGACCACATCATCACGCGCGTGCTCCAGACCGTGCCGTTGCCGCAGGTGTCCGCGCGGCCGACCGGGCCCCAGCAGCAGGCACCCCAGAATCAGGCACCCCAGCAGCAGCCCCTGTCCCAGCAGCCGCCGCAGCAGCCCGCGGGCAGGCCGTGA
- a CDS encoding TAXI family TRAP transporter solute-binding subunit, whose translation MKRRTFLAALLATAGCTGSPPTATTLAAGERGGLYFDFATLLNRLLPDVRPKETAGSLANLDLLRSGGADLALALADSVPGEDDLCALGRVYENYLQLLVRTDDPARTPADLAGRPVSLGASGSGASLSGRRLLAVLGVEVRERHLRLGEAADALVAGEVDALLWSGGVPTPRLAGLAAVRLLPLGDVVPALRAAHGMVYDRVTVPAGVYGAGGEVPTIGVANLVVCRRSLPGATVTTVVRTLLTRAASLVPEQTLGTQFLDARSLITTTPLPLHPDAAAAYRDFHG comes from the coding sequence GTGAAGCGCCGGACGTTCCTCGCCGCCCTGCTCGCCACGGCCGGGTGCACGGGTTCGCCGCCGACCGCCACGACCCTGGCGGCGGGCGAACGCGGCGGCCTGTACTTCGACTTCGCCACGCTGCTCAACCGGCTGTTGCCCGACGTCCGTCCGAAGGAGACGGCCGGCAGCCTGGCCAACCTGGACCTGCTCCGCTCGGGCGGGGCGGACCTGGCGTTGGCGCTCGCCGACTCCGTGCCGGGCGAGGACGACCTGTGCGCGCTCGGCCGGGTGTACGAGAACTACCTGCAACTGCTCGTGCGCACCGACGACCCGGCCCGCACGCCCGCCGATCTGGCCGGACGTCCGGTGTCGCTGGGCGCATCCGGTTCCGGCGCCTCGCTGTCCGGGCGACGCCTGCTCGCCGTGCTCGGCGTCGAGGTCCGGGAGCGGCACCTGCGGCTCGGCGAGGCCGCCGACGCGCTCGTGGCGGGCGAGGTGGACGCGTTGCTGTGGTCGGGCGGCGTGCCCACGCCGCGCCTGGCCGGGCTGGCGGCCGTCCGCCTGCTGCCGTTGGGCGACGTGGTGCCGGCGCTGCGCGCGGCCCACGGCATGGTCTACGACCGGGTGACCGTGCCGGCCGGGGTGTACGGCGCGGGCGGCGAGGTGCCCACGATCGGCGTGGCCAACCTGGTGGTGTGCCGCCGTTCCCTGCCCGGCGCCACGGTCACGACCGTCGTGCGGACCCTGCTGACGCGCGCCGCGTCACTCGTGCCCGAGCAGACCCTGGGCACCCAGTTCCTCGACGCGCGCAGCCTGATCACCACCACGCCGCTGCCGCTGCACCCCGACGCCGCCGCCGCGTACCGCGACTTCCACGGCTGA
- a CDS encoding YchJ family protein, with protein sequence MSPRACPCGTGEPYAECCGLYHSGTRTAPTAEALMRSRFSAFAVGDVPYLLASWHPSTRPRDLDLDPRQRFTTLEIVGRSGGTALHTAGTVEFRAHYRVAGTSDVLHENSRFVREDGRWLYVSPVD encoded by the coding sequence GTGAGCCCGCGTGCGTGCCCGTGCGGGACGGGCGAGCCGTACGCGGAGTGCTGCGGGCTCTACCACTCGGGGACGCGGACCGCGCCGACCGCCGAGGCGTTGATGCGGTCCCGGTTCAGCGCGTTCGCGGTGGGCGACGTGCCGTACCTGCTGGCGAGCTGGCACCCGTCGACCCGGCCGCGCGACCTCGACCTCGATCCCCGGCAGCGGTTCACGACCCTGGAGATCGTCGGCCGGTCCGGCGGCACCGCGCTGCACACCGCCGGGACCGTGGAGTTCCGCGCGCACTACCGCGTGGCGGGGACGTCCGACGTGCTGCACGAGAACAGCCGGTTCGTCCGCGAGGACGGCCGCTGGCTCTACGTGTCACCCGTCGACTGA
- a CDS encoding VWA domain-containing protein, with product MSFSGFTAPWWFLLLVVVAALAAVYVVVQRVLRKRMLRFANLSMLERVAPRRQGWYRHVPVAFLMVAFLLLTVALAGPTAEQKVPRNRATVMLVVDVSLSMKATDVQPSRLEAAQVAAKSFADGLTPGINLGLISFAGSATVLVAPTTDRGAVTSNIDGLKLAQSTATGDAIVAALSAIDTFGKVVGGADGPPPARVVLMTDGKETVGTRRAFDAAEDAKKAGIPISTISFGTEDGVVEIEGRRQDVPVDDDSMREIAKLSGGEFFKAASAEELRRVYDTLGEQIGYEKKQADASRPWLILGTLVAMAAVAGALVLGQRVP from the coding sequence GTGAGCTTCTCCGGCTTCACCGCGCCGTGGTGGTTCCTGCTGCTGGTCGTGGTCGCCGCGTTGGCGGCGGTGTACGTGGTGGTCCAGCGCGTGCTGCGCAAGCGCATGCTGCGGTTCGCCAACCTGTCCATGCTCGAACGCGTCGCCCCGCGTCGCCAGGGCTGGTACCGGCACGTGCCGGTCGCCTTCCTGATGGTCGCGTTCCTCCTGCTGACGGTGGCGCTCGCCGGGCCGACGGCCGAGCAGAAGGTGCCCCGCAACCGGGCGACCGTGATGCTCGTCGTCGACGTGTCGCTGTCGATGAAGGCCACCGACGTGCAGCCCTCGCGCCTGGAGGCGGCGCAGGTCGCGGCCAAGTCGTTCGCCGACGGGCTGACGCCGGGCATCAACCTCGGGCTGATCTCGTTCGCCGGATCGGCCACGGTCCTGGTCGCGCCGACGACCGACCGGGGCGCGGTGACGTCGAACATCGACGGGCTCAAGCTCGCCCAGTCCACCGCCACCGGCGACGCGATCGTGGCCGCGCTGTCGGCCATCGACACGTTCGGCAAGGTCGTCGGCGGCGCGGACGGCCCCCCGCCGGCCCGCGTCGTGCTCATGACCGACGGCAAGGAGACGGTCGGCACGCGGCGCGCGTTCGACGCGGCCGAGGACGCCAAGAAGGCGGGCATCCCGATCTCCACGATCTCGTTCGGCACCGAGGACGGCGTGGTCGAGATCGAGGGTCGCCGCCAGGACGTGCCGGTGGACGACGACTCCATGCGCGAGATCGCGAAGCTCTCCGGCGGCGAGTTCTTCAAGGCGGCCAGCGCCGAGGAACTGCGGCGGGTCTACGACACGCTCGGCGAGCAGATCGGCTACGAGAAGAAGCAGGCCGACGCGTCCCGGCCGTGGCTGATCCTGGGCACGCTCGTGGCGATGGCGGCCGTGGCCGGCGCCCTGGTACTGGGCCAACGGGTGCCCTGA
- a CDS encoding NlpC/P60 family protein, which translates to MNRWPVSVLAALFAVFVLIGSAGAVPPPPPNPGDDEISEGRRQADEKAARVGELTGQLTEATARLRALDDEVAAKMEFANKARVDLEIAQGEADRARRDADAAAVEAKAAGQAVEDTRLLLDEFAAASYQQGSVVGSVSAFFGSKSPEELLARAQLLSAVGGSSLNAMEEYERDRADKANKDSAARAALDAADRKQAAADDAKHTADAAQADAVRARSEQSEKAAALEQQRATVQGELDEALGAVGGLEAQREQYEQWSEQKRREEEAAAQQAASYTPPPVPAGGGPAPVGGDVETVVARATMHLGVRYSWGGGNYDGPTTGIRDGGVADSYGDYYSVGFDCSGLMMFAFAGVGVYLPHYSGYQYTAGRQVPLAQARRGDMLFWGPGGGTHVALYLGDGMMIEAPFSGASVRIAPVRYGGIMPYVTRLL; encoded by the coding sequence GTGAACCGCTGGCCCGTTTCCGTCCTTGCCGCCCTGTTCGCTGTCTTCGTCCTGATCGGTTCGGCCGGTGCCGTGCCGCCACCGCCGCCCAACCCCGGCGACGACGAGATCAGCGAGGGCCGCCGGCAGGCCGACGAGAAAGCCGCCCGCGTCGGCGAGTTGACCGGCCAGCTGACCGAGGCCACCGCCCGGCTCCGGGCGTTGGACGACGAGGTGGCCGCCAAGATGGAGTTCGCCAACAAGGCCCGCGTCGACCTGGAGATCGCCCAGGGCGAGGCAGACCGCGCCCGGCGGGACGCCGACGCCGCCGCCGTCGAGGCGAAGGCCGCCGGACAGGCGGTCGAGGACACGCGCCTGCTGCTCGACGAGTTCGCCGCCGCCAGCTACCAGCAGGGCAGCGTGGTCGGCTCGGTGTCGGCGTTCTTCGGGTCGAAGAGCCCGGAGGAACTGCTCGCCCGCGCCCAACTCCTCTCGGCGGTCGGCGGTTCGAGCCTCAACGCGATGGAGGAGTACGAACGCGACCGCGCGGACAAGGCGAACAAGGACTCGGCCGCCCGTGCCGCGCTCGACGCCGCCGACCGCAAGCAGGCCGCCGCCGACGACGCCAAGCACACCGCCGACGCCGCGCAGGCCGACGCCGTCCGCGCCCGGTCCGAGCAGTCGGAGAAGGCCGCGGCCCTGGAACAGCAGCGGGCGACCGTCCAAGGCGAACTCGACGAGGCGTTGGGTGCCGTCGGCGGTCTGGAAGCCCAACGCGAGCAGTACGAGCAATGGTCGGAGCAGAAGCGCCGCGAGGAGGAAGCCGCCGCGCAGCAGGCCGCCTCGTACACGCCGCCACCCGTGCCGGCCGGCGGCGGACCCGCGCCCGTCGGCGGCGACGTGGAGACGGTCGTCGCCCGCGCGACGATGCACCTGGGCGTCCGCTATTCGTGGGGCGGTGGCAACTACGACGGGCCCACCACCGGCATCCGCGACGGCGGCGTGGCCGACTCGTACGGCGACTACTACTCGGTGGGCTTCGACTGCTCGGGCCTGATGATGTTCGCGTTCGCGGGCGTCGGCGTGTACCTGCCGCACTACAGCGGTTACCAGTACACGGCCGGGCGCCAGGTGCCGTTGGCCCAGGCCCGGCGGGGCGACATGCTGTTCTGGGGTCCGGGCGGCGGCACGCACGTCGCGCTCTACCTCGGCGACGGGATGATGATCGAGGCGCCGTTCTCGGGCGCGTCGGTGCGCATCGCACCCGTGCGCTACGGCGGGATCATGCCCTACGTGACCCGACTGCTGTGA
- a CDS encoding cytochrome P450 has translation MTAVPAMVSGAKPVFGHLAEFRRTPEELFHRGYREHGSVFSFSLAGRRAVVLLGSAHNRFFYAQTDGLLSIRAAYPFFSRMFAPEFYFFADPEEYQRQRSIVLPRFQGRQLEGYVTSMQRETAALIDELGDSGRFDMAALLGPLVLRIAARCFLGADIAVVLDRDFYTEFRRFAGGMGFFPPPWVPSPRNLRSRAARDRLRAAFRTLIERRRSHPIDPPDFLQTLAGAHYPDGTPVPDSVRVNLVLMLTWAGHETTTGHLAWALADLLDHPEDLRRVRAEIPPGPLDLAAVKHLEHLDNCLLETERLHPVAYVQARRATGDFDLDGHTVPAGTLVFTSPAVSHRLAEEHPRPDDYWPDRFAMGRDGRLARQALIGFGGGPHRCTGVHFAYQEMKVVLAMLLSRYEFTLVDGTPRPARGFVTKWPASPCRVDYRRIG, from the coding sequence ATGACTGCCGTGCCGGCCATGGTGTCCGGAGCGAAACCGGTGTTCGGTCACCTCGCCGAGTTCCGGCGTACGCCCGAGGAGCTGTTCCACCGCGGGTACCGGGAGCACGGCTCCGTGTTCTCGTTCTCGCTCGCCGGGCGGCGGGCCGTCGTGCTGCTGGGCTCGGCGCACAACCGGTTCTTCTACGCGCAGACCGACGGGCTGCTGTCGATCCGGGCCGCGTACCCGTTCTTCAGCCGGATGTTCGCGCCCGAGTTCTACTTCTTCGCCGACCCCGAGGAGTACCAGCGGCAGCGGTCGATCGTGCTGCCGCGCTTCCAGGGGCGTCAGCTCGAGGGTTACGTCACCTCGATGCAACGCGAGACCGCCGCGCTCATCGACGAACTCGGCGACTCCGGGCGGTTCGACATGGCCGCGTTGCTGGGGCCGTTGGTCCTGCGGATCGCCGCGCGCTGCTTCCTCGGCGCGGACATCGCCGTGGTGCTGGACCGGGATTTCTACACGGAGTTCCGGCGCTTCGCGGGTGGCATGGGGTTCTTCCCGCCGCCGTGGGTGCCGTCGCCGCGCAACCTGCGCAGCCGGGCCGCGCGCGACCGGCTGCGGGCCGCGTTCCGGACGTTGATCGAACGCCGCCGCAGCCACCCGATCGACCCGCCGGACTTCCTCCAGACCCTGGCCGGCGCGCACTACCCGGACGGCACGCCCGTGCCGGACTCCGTGCGCGTGAACCTCGTGCTCATGCTGACGTGGGCCGGGCACGAGACGACCACCGGGCACCTGGCGTGGGCGCTGGCCGACCTGCTCGACCACCCCGAGGACCTGCGCCGCGTGCGCGCGGAGATCCCGCCCGGACCGCTGGACCTGGCGGCGGTGAAGCACCTGGAGCACCTGGACAACTGCCTCCTGGAGACCGAACGCCTGCACCCGGTCGCCTACGTGCAGGCCCGCCGCGCCACCGGGGACTTCGACCTCGACGGCCACACCGTGCCCGCCGGGACGCTGGTGTTCACCTCGCCCGCCGTCTCCCACCGGCTGGCCGAGGAGCACCCCAGGCCCGACGACTACTGGCCGGACCGCTTCGCGATGGGACGTGACGGTCGGCTGGCCCGGCAGGCGCTGATCGGGTTCGGCGGCGGCCCGCACCGGTGCACCGGGGTGCACTTCGCGTACCAGGAGATGAAGGTCGTGCTGGCCATGTTGCTGAGCCGGTACGAGTTCACGTTGGTCGACGGGACACCGCGGCCCGCGCGCGGCTTCGTGACGAAGTGGCCCGCGTCCCCGTGTCGCGTGGACTACCGGCGGATCGGCTGA
- a CDS encoding DUF58 domain-containing protein, which translates to MEAALRTLELDVRRRLDGLLQGNHLGLVPGPGTEPGEARPYQPGDDVRRMDWAVTARTTVAHIRETVADRELETWLAIDLSPSLDFGTAACEKRDLAVAATAAVVHLTRGGGNRVGALVSTGEKMVRIPARGGLAHARGLIRKVAETPRAPEGTRGSLAEVVEQLRRPPRRRGLVVVVSDFLGGTEWQRPLRALSARHDLIAVEVVDPRDIDLPEVGTVVLADPETGRQREIVASPLLRREFAAAAAEHRAGVAAGLRRAGAGHLVLRTDSDWIADTVRFVVARKRRWSGGVA; encoded by the coding sequence ATGGAGGCGGCGCTGCGCACGCTCGAACTCGACGTCCGCCGCCGGTTGGACGGCCTGCTCCAGGGCAACCACCTGGGCCTGGTGCCCGGTCCGGGCACCGAGCCCGGCGAGGCCCGGCCCTACCAGCCCGGCGACGACGTGCGCCGGATGGACTGGGCGGTGACCGCGCGCACGACCGTGGCGCACATCCGCGAGACGGTCGCCGACCGCGAACTCGAGACGTGGCTGGCGATCGACCTGTCGCCGTCGCTGGACTTCGGTACGGCCGCGTGCGAGAAGCGGGACCTCGCCGTCGCCGCGACCGCCGCCGTCGTCCACCTCACGCGCGGCGGCGGCAACCGGGTCGGCGCCCTGGTGTCGACCGGCGAGAAGATGGTGCGCATCCCGGCCCGCGGCGGCTTGGCGCACGCGCGCGGCCTGATCCGCAAGGTCGCCGAGACGCCCCGGGCACCCGAGGGCACGCGCGGGTCGCTGGCCGAGGTGGTCGAGCAGTTGCGCCGCCCGCCGCGGCGGCGCGGCCTGGTCGTGGTGGTCTCCGACTTCCTCGGCGGCACGGAGTGGCAGCGGCCGTTGCGCGCCCTGTCGGCCCGGCACGACCTGATCGCGGTCGAGGTCGTGGACCCGCGCGACATCGACCTGCCCGAGGTGGGCACGGTCGTGCTCGCCGACCCGGAGACCGGCCGGCAGCGCGAGATCGTCGCCTCGCCGCTGCTGCGGCGCGAGTTCGCGGCGGCGGCGGCCGAGCACCGCGCCGGTGTGGCGGCGGGACTGCGTCGCGCGGGCGCGGGACACCTCGTGCTGCGCACCGACTCGGACTGGATCGCCGACACCGTGCGGTTCGTCGTGGCGCGCAAGCGCCGCTGGTCGGGAGGGGTGGCCTGA
- a CDS encoding sensor histidine kinase, with amino-acid sequence MRRRLLLVLLLFSAAAVAGFAVPLLSATAAERTQRFVLSRTADLDRFAALADRDDTANLVAEVEAYVALYGEPVVVVDAHRRPVAGSGADSPDLADALDAALRDQPDRAVPTVLPWSRGSVLFARPVGTGTRVAGAVVIRASVDRAAVDVARRWLLVLAGAVAAGLASVLLVSGVARWVLRPLGRLAGGVRAVAAGERRAHVPHDAGPPELRDLAESFNRMSDAVADAADQQRRLIADASHQLRNPMTALRLRLDLLGDHVAAEGVPAHVAAVAEIERLESLLSGMLALAAADRTATEAAAGGEPGFADLTAVVLDRAAFWGVPVADLPPVAVRCPESDLAQVLDVVLDNALKYGTTARVTVGRGVGVGWVEVVDDGPGMPAADLARATTRFWRGTSSVPGTGLGLAIADRLVHARNGTLTLSSSDGLTVRVELPLEPYL; translated from the coding sequence ATGCGCCGCCGACTCCTGCTCGTCCTCCTGCTCTTCTCGGCCGCGGCCGTCGCCGGGTTCGCCGTGCCGCTGCTGTCCGCCACCGCCGCCGAGCGGACCCAGCGCTTCGTCCTGTCCCGCACCGCCGACCTGGACCGGTTCGCGGCCCTGGCCGACCGGGACGACACCGCGAACCTCGTCGCCGAGGTCGAGGCGTACGTCGCGCTCTACGGCGAACCCGTGGTCGTCGTCGACGCCCACCGCCGCCCGGTCGCGGGTTCGGGCGCCGACTCCCCCGACCTCGCCGACGCGCTCGACGCGGCGTTGCGCGACCAGCCGGACCGGGCCGTGCCCACCGTGCTGCCCTGGTCGCGGGGTTCGGTGCTGTTCGCGCGTCCGGTCGGCACGGGCACCCGGGTCGCCGGTGCCGTGGTGATCCGGGCGTCCGTCGACCGGGCGGCGGTGGACGTGGCCCGGCGGTGGCTGCTGGTCCTGGCCGGCGCGGTGGCCGCGGGCCTGGCGTCGGTCCTGCTGGTGTCCGGGGTGGCACGGTGGGTGCTGCGCCCGTTGGGCCGGTTGGCCGGCGGCGTCCGGGCGGTGGCGGCGGGCGAACGCCGCGCCCACGTGCCGCACGACGCGGGTCCGCCCGAACTGCGCGACCTCGCCGAGTCGTTCAACCGCATGTCGGACGCGGTCGCCGACGCCGCCGACCAGCAGCGGCGGCTGATCGCGGACGCGTCGCACCAGCTGCGCAACCCCATGACCGCGTTACGCCTGCGCCTGGACCTGCTCGGCGACCACGTCGCGGCCGAGGGCGTCCCGGCGCACGTGGCGGCCGTGGCCGAGATCGAACGCCTGGAGTCGCTGCTGTCGGGCATGCTCGCGCTGGCCGCCGCCGACCGGACGGCGACCGAGGCGGCGGCCGGCGGCGAGCCGGGCTTCGCGGACCTGACCGCCGTGGTGCTCGACCGGGCGGCGTTCTGGGGCGTGCCCGTGGCCGACCTGCCGCCGGTCGCCGTGCGCTGTCCCGAGTCCGACCTCGCGCAGGTGCTGGACGTGGTGCTGGACAACGCCCTCAAGTACGGCACCACCGCGCGCGTCACGGTCGGCCGGGGCGTCGGCGTCGGCTGGGTCGAGGTCGTCGACGACGGTCCCGGGATGCCGGCCGCCGACCTGGCCCGCGCCACCACCCGGTTCTGGCGCGGCACGTCGTCCGTCCCCGGCACCGGACTCGGCCTGGCCATCGCCGACCGCCTGGTCCACGCCCGGAACGGCACCCTGACACTGTCCTCTTCGGACGGTCTGACCGTCCGGGTCGAACTGCCGCTGGAGCCGTACCTGTGA
- a CDS encoding response regulator transcription factor has product MRVLLVEDDDGVADALVAALSGGGHRPHRVRRGADALLSHHDHDLVLLDLGLPDADGLDVLRKIRRVSPVPVVVLTARGDERSVVRGLRLGADDYLVKPVRLGELLARMDAVLRRSRPPDEAEAVVRVGDVEIDLAGRRVTAGGAEVGVTTKEFDILAALARRAGTAVSRQQVMDEVWGDAYLAVSRSLDVHLAGLRAKLARPGLVTTIRGFGYRLGG; this is encoded by the coding sequence GTGCGGGTTCTGCTGGTCGAGGACGACGACGGGGTGGCCGACGCCCTCGTCGCGGCACTGTCCGGCGGCGGCCACCGCCCGCACCGGGTGCGTCGGGGCGCGGACGCCCTGCTCTCCCACCACGACCACGACCTCGTGCTGCTGGACCTCGGCCTGCCCGACGCGGACGGCCTCGACGTGCTGCGCAAGATCCGCAGGGTCTCCCCGGTGCCCGTCGTCGTGCTCACCGCACGCGGCGACGAGCGTTCGGTGGTGCGCGGCCTGCGCCTGGGCGCCGACGACTACCTGGTGAAACCGGTGCGGCTGGGCGAACTGCTGGCCCGGATGGACGCCGTGCTGCGCCGTTCGCGGCCACCGGACGAGGCGGAGGCCGTGGTGCGGGTGGGCGACGTGGAGATCGACCTGGCCGGCCGGCGGGTCACGGCCGGCGGCGCGGAGGTCGGCGTGACCACCAAGGAGTTCGACATCCTCGCCGCGCTGGCCCGCCGGGCGGGCACGGCCGTGAGCCGCCAGCAGGTGATGGACGAGGTGTGGGGCGACGCCTACCTCGCGGTGTCCCGGTCGCTGGACGTCCACCTGGCCGGCCTGCGGGCGAAACTGGCCCGGCCCGGCCTGGTCACCACGATCCGCGGCTTCGGCTACCGGCTGGGTGGTTGA
- the mobA gene encoding molybdenum cofactor guanylyltransferase, translating to MWDAIVLAGGRGSRLGGVDKAALVVGGRTLLERALDAVRGAGRTIVVGPRRDLPGGVLSVREEPPGGGPVAGLAAGLGSVRAERVVVLAVDQSGVTAATVARLLAVDGAAVLFDDRPQWLIGVWPTAALRAAVPADPRGVSSRSVLGGLRPVEVAALPGEARDVDTPEDLRT from the coding sequence GTGTGGGACGCGATCGTGCTCGCGGGCGGGCGGGGGAGCAGGCTCGGCGGGGTGGACAAGGCGGCGTTGGTCGTCGGTGGACGGACGTTGCTCGAACGGGCGCTGGACGCCGTCCGGGGTGCGGGGCGGACGATCGTGGTCGGGCCCCGACGCGACCTGCCCGGCGGCGTGCTGTCCGTGCGGGAGGAGCCGCCGGGCGGGGGACCGGTGGCCGGGCTCGCGGCCGGGCTGGGGTCGGTGCGCGCGGAGCGGGTCGTCGTGCTCGCGGTCGACCAGTCGGGGGTGACGGCGGCGACCGTCGCGCGGCTGCTCGCGGTCGACGGGGCGGCGGTGCTGTTCGACGACCGTCCGCAGTGGCTGATCGGCGTGTGGCCGACCGCCGCGTTGCGGGCCGCGGTGCCGGCCGATCCGCGCGGGGTGTCGTCGCGGTCCGTGCTCGGCGGGTTGCGGCCGGTCGAGGTGGCGGCGCTGCCCGGCGAGGCGCGCGACGTCGACACGCCCGAGGACCTGCGTACGTGA